The Thermoleophilia bacterium nucleotide sequence TCTTCGCGTCTGCCGGCATACCCGTTGGTTTTGTGAGTATGCCAATGGGCGGCTCCACCACGCCGATCACTATGGCAGGGAGTCTCGTGGTCGCCATCGCTGAGCTGCTGGCGAGTACGTGTTGTGTTCAGGCCATCTTCCCCGGGGCGCCTGTCTTCATGTGCTTCATTCCCAGCGTGATGGACCTGAAGACTGGCGACTTCACCGGGGGGGCGCCTGAAGACACGCTTATGGGAGCCGCAGCCGGCGACATTGGCCGTTTCTACCGCATCCCCACGCAGTGCGGCATCAACTCCTCGGGCGGCAAAGTCCCAGGCTGGCAATCGGCGCTGGACGACGCGACGACGACCTTGCTGTCGCTCTGTTGCGGCGTCGACATGCTCACGGGCGTCGGCATGCTGGCAGGAGGGCGAGTCTTCTCCTACGAGGAAATGCTGCTGGCGGCGGGAACGATGGCTCGCGCCCGTGCGCTGCTGAAGGGCCGAGCCCTTCTGGCGGCAGACGCGGTTGCTGGCCAAGGCGAGCGTGAGAGAGCGGACGGAACAGGGCCGTCCCTGGACCGTAGCGTCGGTGTTGCAGAGGCGAATCTCGAGGCGAGGCGGCTGCTCGCGGAGCACCGGCCGATACCGCTCCTGCCTTCTGTGGACGGCGAGCTTCGACGGATTATTGGGGACTAGTCCCACGCCCTACTGGCCGATCGTCTTCAGGGCATTGGAGCGTGTGGGCGATTGCTGTATAAAGGGGACCGGGAGGAGCGTCTGGGCACGCGGGCTCGAGCCTACGCTCCCGACGTGGTACGTATCGGCGCTTCGTGGCAGGGCATACAAGAAGCGGCGTACCGTCAAACCAGCCTGAAAGGATGGAGCATGGTAAAGGGCAAGTTCTACCTGGTGCTCGCCGCTCTGCTGATCGGCGTCCTCGGCGTAGTGGGGATCGTCGCGGGTTGCGGCGAGAGCGGTGCCAGCACTGAGCCGGACAGCAGTTCGACGGCCGAGATCGAGGGCACTGCGATGGAGCGTGCCACGGCGATCTTGGGCCACGAGCCCACGGGGAAGGCGCTCGACGTCATCAACCGAGGCACGATGACTGTCAACAACGACCCCAAGTACCCGCCCCAGAGCTCAATTGACGAGACCACGGGGGAGCTGGTGGGCTTTGATGTCGACGTGGCCAAGAGGGTCGGCGAGATCCTTGGCCTGAAGGTCGAGTTCACCGACTTGTCGTTCGACACGATCCTCACCGACGTCAATCAGGATCGGTACGACGTGTCGATCGGTTCGATGACGATCACGCCTGCGCGAGCAAAGAAGGTTGATTTCACTGACGTGTACTACTACACGCCTGCCGGCATCGTCGTGAAGGAAGGCGGCACACAGATAACCGGCGTAGACGATCTCGCAGGTAAGAAGGTCGGCGTGGCCGCAGGGACGACCTACCTTCAGTGGCTCCAGGAGAACAGCAAGGCCAAGCCGGTCATCTACGCTACCGACGCGGACGCTTTCCCGGACCTGGCCCAGGACAACGGGCGCATCGACTTCGCGTTCACCGCGGTTCCGACCGCTATCGAGGCAATCAGGCAAGGACAGCCTTTTGAGCTGTCGGGCGATCCTCTCTACTACGAGGACTTGGCGTTCGCGATCAAGAAGGGCGAGGCCGACTGGCTGGCCCTGCTCAACTACAGCATCCAGACGATGCACGAGGACGGGTCGCTGACCGACATGAGCAAGACGTGGTACGTGGGTGTCGATCTGACCAAGAAGGCAGAATAGCGTACAGGGGACTGAGGCACGACAGCCGGCGGGTGTCGCGCTCAGTCTTGACCACGGCGGGTGCCTGAGTATACTCAGGCACCCGCCGTGTCGCCTCGAAGAGAGGGTAGTACCGGTGCATGAACGACACTGGATCTCGCGAGTCTCCCGTCTTGCAGTTGCGCTTGCGCTGGTTGCCCTATGCCTTGCGCCGTCGGCGCTGGCCGAGGCGGCGTCCCCGTCGCCGGCCGCGGGCACGCCAGTCGTCACGGGGACGATTCCCAACCCCGATGATCCCAAGGGCCTCACTGGCTGGACCGGACGACAGGTCGTCGTCAATTACGAGCCGAATGGCGCCGAGATCGATGTTGCCAGCTCCCAGCTGTACATCAACGGTCGAGAGCAGCAGCTGAGCCAGCCCCCTCGACAGTTGCCGACGGGCTCGCGAGTAACGGATTCGATCGAGTTTCGTTGGGCAGATGCCTATCCCGAGGGCGACTACGAGTTCCGCGTAGTGCTGAAGACCACGACAGGGGCCGAGGTCGAGAAGACATGGAGTTTCGGCTCGAGCGGCGAGGCCGGTTCGGGAGCTCTCATCGATTTCGGCGTCATGCGCGATTGGTTCTGGTACATCGCCCGGGGCGCTATCGTCACCGTC carries:
- a CDS encoding trimethylamine methyltransferase family protein, with the translated sequence MRAPDATSGSAVPTRGCLLGLEEVRRLHAAALEVLADVGVAIAPGRVRGALRARGASVSGDAVRFPSHVVRDLMHSVPSQFALGARAAATLKTGERPLLTTDGCCVEIYDLETAVRRPTVAGDVASIARLADAVGDIDFCWPAVSALDRPAETRGLYELYEAIANTGKHVQTVTIVEPRLAEQAVAMARVLAGSEQRLRAEPPISALLGTVTPLATDAGSLEAALVFASAGIPVGFVSMPMGGSTTPITMAGSLVVAIAELLASTCCVQAIFPGAPVFMCFIPSVMDLKTGDFTGGAPEDTLMGAAAGDIGRFYRIPTQCGINSSGGKVPGWQSALDDATTTLLSLCCGVDMLTGVGMLAGGRVFSYEEMLLAAGTMARARALLKGRALLAADAVAGQGERERADGTGPSLDRSVGVAEANLEARRLLAEHRPIPLLPSVDGELRRIIGD
- a CDS encoding transporter substrate-binding domain-containing protein; its protein translation is MVKGKFYLVLAALLIGVLGVVGIVAGCGESGASTEPDSSSTAEIEGTAMERATAILGHEPTGKALDVINRGTMTVNNDPKYPPQSSIDETTGELVGFDVDVAKRVGEILGLKVEFTDLSFDTILTDVNQDRYDVSIGSMTITPARAKKVDFTDVYYYTPAGIVVKEGGTQITGVDDLAGKKVGVAAGTTYLQWLQENSKAKPVIYATDADAFPDLAQDNGRIDFAFTAVPTAIEAIRQGQPFELSGDPLYYEDLAFAIKKGEADWLALLNYSIQTMHEDGSLTDMSKTWYVGVDLTKKAE